In Microplitis mediator isolate UGA2020A chromosome 2, iyMicMedi2.1, whole genome shotgun sequence, a single window of DNA contains:
- the LOC130662937 gene encoding uncharacterized protein LOC130662937, which produces MEGDDGLTNETLFREECSIPLEVLDFIQNFNQSDLELIWPCQVRYYWLNLQSFVKVVRILLAYVTPFVIVLGVILNIISFGMLSKSVSDSGLSLYLRALAISDNGALIFDYGVGVARSNFSAFNTLFMNSKFLCCMNSVCMEFFQITSTWLVVSLTWARVAAIIFPLQTLNKNHDRSAVIVIITLTCISLAVSLTKLYCGGYESDSVFEYVTCQKIVIPWGIPMYFYIAFCTWLPLLFVFIGNVLLIFHMRKSEAIHTQLTGTVRNKLNFINRTSGTLLAVSIVHLILLLPIGFVETLELYWDVILKKHPSKDIGENQQQYISWLQEKMLLKWCRGLFFHIYHWNFAINFFLYYLTGKKFRDRVINALKNCTKFSFNKHNSVER; this is translated from the exons atGGAAGGAGATGATGGGCTAACAAATGAAACATTATTtcg AGAAGAGTGTTCGATACCATTGGAAGTATTGGATTTCATTCAAAACTTTAATCAATCTGATTTAGAATTAATTTGGCCTTGTCAAGTAAGATACTATTGGTTAAATTTACAATCATTCGTTAAAGTTGTTCGTATTTTATTAGCTTATGTTACACCTTTTGTTATAGTCCTTG gaGTCATACTGAATATCATATCATTTGGTATGTTAAGTAAGTCGGTTAGCGACTCAGGATTATCATTATATCTTCGAGCACTTGCGATATCAGACAACGGAGCGTTAATATTTGATTATGGTGTAGGAGTTGcaagatcaaatttttcagcttTCAATACCTTATTTAtg aatagtaaatttttgtgTTGCATGAATTCTGTGTGtatggaattttttcaaataacatcaACTTGGCTTGTAGTGTCGTTAACATGGGCTCGTGTTGCGGCAATTATTTTTCCTCTTCAAACActtaataaaaatcatgatCGCTCTgcagttattgttattattacctTAACATGCATTAGTCTTGCTGTTTCTCTTACCAAATTATACTGTGGAG gATACGAATCTGACAGCGTATTTGAATATGTAACTTGTCAAAAAATAGTAATCCCATGGGGAATCccaatgtatttttatatagctTTTTGTACATGGCTTCCTTTACTTTTCGTTTTTATTGGGAATGTATTACTCATATTTCATATGAGAAAGTCTGAAGCTATTCACACACAATTAaccg GAACAGTTCggaataaattgaattttattaatcgaACAAGTGGAACTCTATTGGCAGTATCAAttgttcatttaattttattattacctATTGGATTTGTTGAAACTTTAGAACTATATTGGGATGTTATACTAAAAAAACATCCCTCAAAAGATATTGGAGAAAATCAACAACAATACATTAGTTG gcTTCAAGAAAAGATGTTATTAAAATGGTGCCGaggattattttttcatatttatcatTGGAATTttgctattaatttttttctttattatttaacaggaaaaaaattcagagatcgtgtaattaatgctttaaaaaattgcactaaATTTTCGTTTAACAAGCATAATTCAGTAGAAAGATGA